The nucleotide sequence ATCGAATCGAGCGAATTAAAttaaggtatttttttatttttaaaaaaggacaTTTAAcattaatttgaatttttctattaaaaaaaggtataaataaaAAGCTTACTAATagcgagggtaaatttgaccttAACATATATAAGAAAGAGTAAATATTAACGTCAAAATATGACAAAAGGTAAATTTGGCCCTTTTCTCCTGATATAGAAGAACTTCCATCCCAATAATATAATTTCCAAACGCCTGAAACTTGACCCATGGGACAATCTTTTCTTTCTCAACAGTTACTGTTTGATGCAGCCAGCGTGATATTCATGTCCGCACTTAAGTGTCCCAATGATCTCTTTCTGCTCAAGTTTTGGGTGACATATGGCACAGATCACTTCAATTTTTATTGGATTATTTACTCCTCCTTACGCACAATAACACAATGAGTTCTTGATTTAAAATACTCCAATATAGCATCCTCTTCCTTTTGACCACCTATATTGTCACTTGCCTCAAGAAGAGGCTAATAAAGTATTTACTTAAGTCCCGTAAAATTTTGATGCCccgtaatttttaaattaattactaattaactttatgattttatttttacctagataatataaaatttaaataaaaaattatttactttttattaggcaatattttaaaattatgaattaaattattcaCATCTTTATATtactaaataaaatttatacacCATTATCCAATAGAACATATTGCAACTAAATAACCAACAACTTATTAACTTAAACTAATTTTTTTGATAGTAAACTGTGAACTATTACTATtccaatcataaaaaaaaacttacaagCTAAGAGCACCCAAGATCTTGACCCCTTTCCATGAACGTTGCTAGTGAGCCTCCTAATAGGAAAAAACAATTATGCGCTAGTAACATATGACTTGTATTAAGGATACACACTTCCGATCTCTCTTTGTGCATTGAAACATATCTAGCCTGTCCAATTACACTTTTAACTTGCTTTATTGTCTCTGTATTTGCAATTGTTCTATTGAAGATTTTTCCATTTTGTTCAATCCAGATTTGATAgattatttctattatatttctACCATATAGAAAGATGAACCCTTGGATGACCAACGGTAAAATAGTAAATTCAAACTAACAAATATCCTATCTTATTGACTCTAGAACCATCATCTTCGTCATATTCATTCCAAACAAACGTCTTCTTGCAAAATCTCACTCTTTCTTCTCAAAAAAGGAATTGTTCATCATCTCCAGAAACTCCAGAAGGATCTTCCATCATCTATTCATTACTTCTCATTCAACTCTTTTCTTCGTATTAGTTTTAACACTGGTTTCCTTTTTGTTTGAGGTCTACTGGTTTCCTTTTTGTTTCAGGTCTACCTATTTTGACACAAACGCTTCAGTTAAAGCTTAAAGCATCGGAAGAATCGGTTATTCGTATTCGGAATCAGTATCTTGCTCTACACGCCAAATTGAAAGAGAAAGATGAAACAAATGAGCGCAGTAGGGTTTATACTTTTTCCCTTATACTCTcttctttaatttaatttgagtaaaataatatatgtttgtTATAAATGTTGATGATCTTTTATACGCTTATATTAAGATTTTATTTGGTAGATTGTATAAGTATAGTGTTGAACAAGGGTTGGGTATTAGTAAAGCTGAGATTATTCTGAATTTCATCTGTTATCCACTGTTTgatttagggatcgtttggtgcAAGGGATAAGGGACTAAACCCGAGATTAGCTTTAGGATGGGCTcatcccatgtttggttggatAAAATGCATGGATAACTTATCCCTTGGGATagtagtattattttatcccaccTTGAGGTTGGGATAACTAATCCGGGGATAATTTATTGCCCAGCCAAGCGACCCCTTAGTGTATTAAGGACATTTCTATCTTTGTTCATGGTTATCTATGCtcttcctctgttttatattacttggctctattgacttgacacatcctttaagaaaatattaattagaaagGCACTACATCCTTTATTCAAATCCTAGCTTTGCCTTTACCTACAACCCGCTATACCGTCTATTGCCATTTAATTCAGAGGTGTATCTATGATTTTAGTCCGTAGGTGCAGATTACTGTTGCATTCCTTACTCCTGTCTGGTAGTCAACTTGAACTTATCATTGAATGCATACAATACTAAATTGCCTTCCCTCTCCTCTTAGTATGAGTACACCACTTTTGATATTGTTCAGGAAAGGAGCTTACATAAAAAATTCAGCAGTATATATCGATCAACTCAAGGAGATTTGTTGTATTGCCACTACCGTCAATAGAGTATATCTATCACAAAATTTACTTAGCATTAATTTCATGACGGTAACTTTTGGATGCTTTGTGGTTCTGAGATGGTTAGGTTTATGTAGTGGATGATTCAGTGAAGTTCAAGGAGGCTGTCAAGCATGGGAATTTGATTCCCCGCTACTGGTCTATATTCTCTGATCACTTAACTCCAGTCCTTGCTTACTGCTATTTGGTGAAGGAAGATGATAGGGAATCTCCGAGCTTCTTGTTCGAGTCTGTAGAACTTGGTTTAAAAGTTTCTAATGTTATAAGCTCCTTGTTCTACCTCCGTTTAGTTCCTTGATTGAAACTGGCATACTCAACAGAAATTATATTGCCCTGTCTTCAAATGAATGATAGGtttgaaatgaaatttaaatattaGTAACCACGTATAAGTACTATAGCTCACAACTTTTGTAGTTTAAAACAGTTTAAATTGTTTCAGTTGCAAAATCTACAAAGAAGAATTGTTTTTGCCCAAAATAATAACACTGAAGTCTCTTTATGAAGGAGAGAGTATTTACATTTACAAAGAGCATATGGGgaattattcatgtttttattttcattacctGCACGATCCTGTATCTGCATGATTCTTAATAATCAAAGAAGTTGCTTGCTTGGTTACACcttgttgtgtttgttgttgaTGAGTTAATTATGCTGGGGTCGATACAGTGTGATTGAGGCTCAACCGATAATGGAAATTGTTGCAAAAGAGAACATGGTGACAATTGTGGATCACTTTGAAGGAAGCAGAACTGAGGAATTTTTGGAAGATCCAATGATCAATCCTCATAAGATTATGGAAAAATGGAAACCTCAATGCATAGATGAGCTCCCTGAAGCATTTTGTGGTAATAAATTATACTTCAACTGCTTGAGCTTATTTGCTTGAATACTTATCTAGCTTAGTATCACCTGAATTTACTGTGGTCTGTGTAAATAAGCACTTGGGGTTCAATGTCAATATTATCTGCCTCATATGAACAGAAAAACATCATGTTAAACTTCCGTTGGTAATTTAAAAGTTTTTCAGCAAGCTGCTctgatttttgttgtttaattCTGCCCAATTGTTAAATGTCAATGTGTTGCATTACAGTTTTTGTATGAGTTGGTatacttattattttagttctCTTTGAATTTGTGATCAGTTCTATGTAGTGTACTATTTTTCCGAAAGAAAGTCTCTGATACTTGTAAATCGGGGTGATTGTCTATCTCTTGCTGAAAGTTTCAGTTACAATACTTAATATACATTGCTTATTGTAGTTCTTTCTGATTGTAGAACAAAAACATGCACTCTTGACAAAGATTGCATCGGTGAGGGAGGTAGTAATAGGAGCCCTACTGAGAGCAGTTTTAAACAACTCGTTACAAGGACAGTTCCTCCTGATCTAGGCTAGCCCATTGCCTTGGTTCATTGTCCTGACGAGTCTTTCTTCCATGTGTCTCAGGTGAGTAATTTTATCCACTTTATAATATGCCCAAGACGGGGGAAATTATAGTTTATGTATATAAACTAAAGTTTAATAAACACGAATCCATTTCAAAATGTTGTGGTGAAAAGTTAGTAGTTTCTTCACTATGAATCCCTTTCCAAATTCTGCACTGAAAACTTTCTGTTACATTGTTGAGCTTGGGTGTCATAGAAAAGCCAGAATTCTTGAACGTGCGATTGGAATTAAAGTCATTAAGCACGATAAGTTGAATTTGCTATTTCAGTTTTGCGGTAATGTATTACTTCTTATGTCTCAATTTACTTGACACACGTTCCTTTTTTGCCAGTCCCAAAGAATGACACATTTCCTTATTTAACAAATGGTTGATGACATTATCAATATTTTACCCATATTGGATCCCACGTATTTGGTAAAAGGTTCACAAAACTGTACCCTCATGTTTAAATTCAATTCATTAATCTTAAGGGTAATTTTGGAACACTGCGAAGTCTTCCCATATTTCTTGAACTCCGTGCTCAGTCAAACTACATGACGACATAAATTGGGATGGAGCAATCAAACTACATGGCATAAATTGGGACGGAGAGAGTATGAATTGTAGGTGCCATTTCTATAGTAATTCCAGCTTCTCATCATATTTCTTTATGTAGCAGGAATTAACAAAGCTAAATCAAACAATTGAGAAATTtatatggatattacttgcataTGTATGAGTTGGTGCTATTTAGAACAACTGAAGAAATTGAAAAGCAATTCGGTTGTAAATCGTCAAGACTTATCATGGTACATTTTGGTTCTTTCAATTTTTCGTAAGCTTCTCCACCTTAAGTTGACTGTCCATGTGTGTCCTTCGCAGGTGGGTGATAGGTCGCTTACAGACATAGTTTATGGTAACAGAAATGGTTTTCTTACTATTTTGGCAGAGCCATTAAGTTGTGCAGAGGAGCCATTAATTGTACAACGGATTTGATTTCCTGAAGACTGATTTCTTTGATGATTGGTACATATTAATTGAATAATGACTTACCCTAAAATATGCAAATCAACATTTTAATAAATGTGGTATCCAGGTTAGCTTGCACACACCTCGACTAATACACCTATGTTGAACTAAATTTCCAATAGTGTTAACCTCTTGAGCTAtcaattttaactttttcatGCAAAGCTGAATGCTCCCAGAGATCTTTTTACCTTTTAACTGCAAATATCGAATATCTGAAGTGAAACTTcagtgttattgttgtgatactAATTGTAGTTGGGGGTTGTGTATAAGCTGAGCACTGATCTGTTGATCAAACTTCTTGGCCTGGGCTCCTCTTACTCAGTCAGCCATTAGACTTTCTGGCTGCTCTCAGTTAAATTGTTTGCCAGCAGCTGTCGTTTTGCTGGCATTGTCCATTCGAGATAAGTCCTTGGTAGTGGCTGTAGAGTCGACATCTTATTCTCCCTTACTTGACTAACTGACATTTTTGTTACTTTTGTCTCAATAAAGTTGCACTATTATCAAGTAAAGACAATCTTTCTGATGCTTAAACTGTTTGGGCATCCTGTTGTCATATACATCTGCCAACGGGAGTTGGTACTCTGGACGCCTCATCCACTATATTCGGACAGATGGTGTTTGACAGTTAGGTCCATCGCCTgcattattttgt is from Capsicum annuum cultivar UCD-10X-F1 chromosome 5, UCD10Xv1.1, whole genome shotgun sequence and encodes:
- the LOC107870647 gene encoding anthranilate synthase alpha subunit 2, chloroplastic isoform X1 yields the protein MKQMSAVYVVDDSVKFKEAVKHGNLIPRYCVIEAQPIMEIVAKENMVTIVDHFEGSRTEEFLEDPMINPHKIMEKWKPQCIDELPEAFCEQKHALLTKIASVREVVIGALLRAVLNNSLQGQFLLI
- the LOC107870647 gene encoding anthranilate synthase alpha subunit 2, chloroplastic isoform X2, yielding MDDSVKFKEAVKHGNLIPRYCVIEAQPIMEIVAKENMVTIVDHFEGSRTEEFLEDPMINPHKIMEKWKPQCIDELPEAFCEQKHALLTKIASVREVVIGALLRAVLNNSLQGQFLLI